TCTTTGACTACACTGCAAAATGTGAAGCGCTGCAGGAACTTGATCATCAATTACAAGACCCTCATATTTGGAATCATCCTGAAAAAGCTCAACAATTAGGTAAAACGCGTGCGCAGGTTTATGAAATTGTTTCGACTTTTCAGCACTTAGAAAAAAGTTTAAAAGAGATTAACGATCTTTATGCGTTAGCAGTTCATGAAAATGCAGACGATCTTTTGAAAACATTATCGGAAGAGTTACAGCAACTGGAAATGCGTCTTGAACAGCTTGAGTTTCGACGAATGTTTCCCCATGAATTAGATAAAAATTCAGCTTATTTAGAAATACAGGCGGGTTCGGGTGGTACAGAAGCACAAGATTGGGCAGAAATGTTATTACGTATGTATTTGCGTTGGGGAGAACACAATCATTTTAAAGTTGATTTAATAGAAGTTTCTTCGGGCGAAGTCGCTGGAATAAAAAGCGCCACCATTAAAGTTGAAGGTCAATATGCTTACGGTTGGTTACGTACCGAAACGGGCGTACATCGTTTAGTCCGGTTATCGCCTTTTGACGCCAATAAACGACGCCATACTTCTTTTGCTGCTGTGTTTGTATCGCCTGAAGTGGATGAATCCATCAATATAGAAATCAACCCCGCTGATTTACGTATTGATACCTATCGTGCGAGTGGGGCAGGCGGACAACATGTGAATAGAACAGATTCCGCTGTGCGTATTACGCATATTCCGAGCGGCGTAGTGGTGCAATCTCAAAATGATCGTTCACAACATAAAAACCGTGATCAAGCGATGAAGCAACTACGAGCAAAGCTGTATGAACTGGAACGGCGTAAACGCACAGTAGAGAAACAAAATCAAGAATCCTTAAAGCGTGATATTGGTTGGGGAAGTCAAATACGTTCCTATGTTTTAGATGATGCGCGAATCAAGGATTTGCGTACCGGTATTGAAACCGGTAATACGCAAGCCGTGTTAAATGGACAGCTGAACCCTTTTTTAATAGCCAGTTTAAAAGCAGGGTTATAGGGTTTAGGTACATACCTTTTTTAGCGTATCATCTGTTAAACTAAGAATCGTTAAAAAAATGAATGAGTTTGGAAAAAATTACTATGAGTCAAGAAAAAATAACGACCGTGAATAATGCGGACGATCTATTTTCACAACGTTTGGAGAAGCTAAACGACTTGCGGCAATGTTCAGACGCTTATCCTAATTCTTTTCGGCGCAATCATTTAACCGCTGATTTGCATCATCGCTTTGAGCAAGTAGACAGTGACCGCTTACAACAAAAAAATTGTTCTGTCCGAGTGGCAGGTCGGATTATGTTAAAACGAGACATGGGAAAAAGTTTATTCTTTGATATTCAAGATATGTCAGGGAAAATGCAAATCTATGTTAAACAAGATACAGTCGGTGTAGAACATTATGAAATGATAAAACGTTTAGATTTAGGTGATATTGTTGGGATTGTGGGTGTTTTATTTCGGACTAAAACGAATCAACTTTCTGTGAAAGCAGAAAAAGTTGATTTATTAAGTAAAGCGTTACGTCCTTTACCCGATAAATTTCATGGTCTTTCTGAATCGGATAAAGAGCAACGTTACCGACATCGTTATTTAGATTTAATGACCAACGAAAAAACGCGAAAAACGTTTCAAATCCGATCACAGCTTATTCAAGAAATTCGGCAATTTTTAAATCGTCGTGGATTCCTTGAAGTTGAAACACCCATGATGCATGTGTTACCGGGTGGTGCCTTAGCGCGACCTTTTATTACCCACCATAATGCATTAAATATGCCATTATTTTTACGTGTGGCACCGGAGTTACATCTAAAACGGCTTGTCGTTGGTGGCATGGAAAAGGTTTTTGAAATTAACCGAAGTTTTCGTAACGAAGGCCTTTCGACACGACATAATCCTGAATTCACCATGTTAGAATTTTATCAGGCTTATTCGGATTATCATGATTTAATGGATTTAACAGAACAATTAATTCGTGAATTAGCAAAAACTATTTTAACGACTGAACAATTGACCTATCAAGGTGAAATCTATGATTTGTCTAAACCTTTTAAGCGTTTAACAATGATTGATGCTTTACTTGAATATAATCCGGAATGGCAATTAAACGATGTTACTGAATTTGCTCGTTTAAAAAAAATTGCTGCGGATTTAGAAATTCAGCCAAAAGAATCTATTGGACAACTCCAATTCGCAGTATTTGAAGAGACTGTCGAAGAAAAATTAAAACAACCTACCTTTATTACCCAATACCCCATTGTTGTATCGCCGTTGGCGAGACGTAATAGTGAAAATCCGGATTTTGCCGATCGTTTTGAACTTTATATTGGAGGGCGCGAGTTAGCCAATGGGTTTTCCGAACTAAATGACCCAGAAGATCAAAGAGCGCGTTTCAAGCAACAATTATTAGCGAAATCAAAAGGTGATTCAGAAGCGATGCCCTATGATGAAGAGTATATTCAAGCGCTAGAATATGGTTTGCCCCCCACAGCGGGTGAAGGAATGGGTATTGATCGTTTAACCATGTTATTTACGGATTCAGTATCAATTCGCGATGTTATTTTATTTCCATTGATGCGGCCAGAGTCAGATTAAGAAACAATAGCCACTAAATCAATAAAAAAGCCTGCTTGAGCAGGCTTTAGGTGAGTGGGCTACTTGATCTTGTCTTCTTCAAAAAGTTCATGTTTTCGGGTGATAGGGTCGTATTTTTTTAGCTTTAATTTATGAGGCGTTGTTTTCTTGTTTTTATTCGTCGTATAGTAATAAGCACTAGCCGTTGATTTTAATTTAATTTTATCACGCATTATTTATTTCCTATTTAAACTTTTTCACCACGCCGACGTAACGTCGCAAGTACGTTATCAATACCTAACTTTTCGATAATACGCAAGCCTTGTGAGGTTATTCTTAATTTTACAAAACGCTTTTCACTGGCAACCCATAAACGACGGATATGCAAATTAATTTGAAAGCGACGTTTCGTTTTCCGGTTAGAGTGAGACACATTGTGCCCCACCATGGGTTTTTTACCCGTTACTTGACAGACCCTAGCCATAATAGTCCCCAATACAGATTATTTGGTACAGAATGTCCGCTTTATACCAAAAACACAAGGGGCTGTCAAAAGAATTTACAGTAAACCTTGTGCCGCAAAAGAGGTTATGCAACCTGACCCGATAATGATATGGTCTAATAAGCGTACATCAATGGCTGTTAAAATAGTTTTTATTTCTTGCGTAAGCCTTTTATCTGCATCACTCGGTTTGGCATTACCCGAAGGATGATTGTGAGCTAAAATGACCGCTGCAGCATTATGTTGATAGACTTGACGGATAAGCTCTCGAGGGTAGACCGTCGCTTCGTTAATGCTTCCGTGAAAGAGTTCTTTAAAAAAAATAAAGCGATGTGTATTATCTAAAAATAAACAGCTAAAAACTTCGTAGGGGTAACAGCGCAATTTGTGTGATAAGTATGCATGAACATCTCGTGGATTTTCAAACGTGTTATGTTCTTCAAGATTTTCTTGTAAGCAACGCGTAGCTAACTCTTTCGCAGCTTGAATTTCGACATATTTCGCTAAGCCTAAACCGAGGGATTTCGTAAACTGTTCCAAACTGGCGGCAACAATATGGCGTAAGCTACCAAATTGCGAAAGAAGTTCTCGGCTAATATCCAGAGCTGTTTTTCCTCGAACCCCAGTGCGAATAAAAAGTGCAAGTAACTCAGCGTCAGATAAAGCAGAGGCGCCCTGCGAAAGTAATTTTTCACGGGGGCGTTCCCTGGCGGGCCAGTCAGTAATGGTCATGATTACTTTTCCTTAAGTAAATTATTATTATTTTATATCGTTCATCGACAGAATTTATTATATTCAATATCTCTACTTTAAAATAGAGGTTCAGTACGGATTATTTTTTTTATCTGTTCATGATAAGGAACGAAAGACATGAGGTGTTGCCATTCAAGCGTTGTTAAAGGCATAACGGATAAACGATTTCCTTTTTGTAATAAACGCATCGTTTTTAACTGAGGTTCTTTTCTTAAAGATTCTAAAGTAATGATGGATTTAAAGATTCTGACTAATTGGACATCAACGGCATACCAACGGGGTTTTGTAGTATTTTTAGGATGATGGGAGTGGTCTAATGGAAATGCGGCTGTTTTATCAGGATACGCGGTCTTGACTATTTTTATTATTCCAACGATTCCAGGCTGAGGACAGCTCGAATGATAAAAAAATGCCAAATCACCTTTTTTCATTGCTTTTAAAAAATTGCGAGCTTGATAATTTCTGACACCATCCCAAGGTTCACGCTGTTGTGGGCGCTTGGCTAAATCGTATATGCTAAAACAAGTGGGCTCTGATTTCATTAGCCAATAATTCACTGATTTCTCCTTTTAATAATGTTTATTTATGCGTTTACATTGTTTAATGAGGTTCAATCTCTCGGAATATTAATTTTTTGGTGTAAAAAATTTAGGATATTTTCCAAATTCACCGGATGTTCATGTTTTTCAATTCTCGCTTTATAGGCAACGGTTTTTTCGAGTATCATTTTTTCATTGATGACTAAACGATGGGGAATCCCGATGAGATCATTATCTGCAAAAAGTTTACCAGGACGTTCCTTGCGATCATCTAATAAAACATCGATGCGCGCCTGCTGAAGTTGCTGATAAAGCGTATCGGCCGCTTCTTTTACGGACCGATTTCGATGATAAGCAATAGGGATTATCACCACTTGAAAAGGAGCCATGGCAGACGGCCAGATAATACCCTGGTCATCATGGCATTGTTCGATGGCCCCACCCACAACGCGTGAGATACCGATACCATAGCACCCCATTTCCATAGGTATTTCACGCGCATGACTGGTTGTAATGCGCGCATTCATTGCACACGCGTATTTATTTCCTAACTGAAAAATATGGCCCACTTCAATACCGCGCTCCATTTTTAGACGTCCTTTTCCATCAGGACTGGGATCACCTACACGGACTTTTCGTAAATCAGCAATGGGAGGAAGCGGGCAATCCCGTCCCCAATTAACGTTTATATAATGGAAACCTTCTTCATTCGCACCGCAGACGAAATCGGAAAGTACGGCTGCTTCGCGATCAATAATTAAAGGGATGGATAAACCAATAGGGCCGAGATAAGCAGAGGACACGTGGGTGTACGCTAAAATGTCCGCTTCATCTACAAAGTGGATGGGCGTTGCAACATCTGTTAACTTTCCAATTTTGGTTACGTTTAATTCATCATTACCACGGAGTATAAGACCGATTAAAGGGGATAATTTTCCTTTAACCACGACGAATTGAATCGATTGTTGAAGAGAGATATTCAGATAATCACTGAGCGCTCGCATCGTTTTTTTAGGAGAGGTGTTTACTTTTTTCAGTGCTTTCGTTGGTGCAGGAGGGCGTTGTTGAATGACAAGACTTTCTGCCAGTTCAGCATTAGCCGCATAATCACTCCTATCACTATAGAAAATGTGATCCTCGCCCGTTTGCGCTAAAACTTGAAATTCGTGGGATTGACTGCCACCAATATTTCCTGTATCTGCTAAGACGACACGAAATTTTAATCCTAAACGCGTGAAAATTCGACAATAACTCGCATGCATCATTTGATAGGTTTCTGAAAGTGAGGTTTTATCAGGATGAAACGAATAAGCATCTTTCATCATAAATTCACGTGCACGCATAACGCCAAAACGAGGTCGAATTTCATCACGAAACTTGGTTTGTATTTGATAAAAAATAAGGGGCAATTGTTTGTAACTGCGTACTTCGTGACGCACTAAAGCGGTAATGATTTCTTCGTGTGTCGGGCCTAAACAAAACGCGCGTTGATGTCTATCGGTAAGACGGAGTAATTCTGGACCATAAGCCTCCCATCGTTCGGATTCTTGCCATAGTTCGGCGGGTTGCAGAATCGGCAGTAGCACCTCTTGCGCATGAATACGGTTCATTTCCTCACGGACAATCGTTTCCACTTTACGTAAAACCCGTAAACCCAAAGGGAGCCAGGAATAAATTCCTGAGGCCACTTTGCGGATCATTCCCGCGCGCAACATCAATTGATGGCTTTTAATCTCGGCATCGGCAGGTGCTTCTTTCAGTGTGGGAAGATAAAAATGACTGCTGCGCATAATGGATAGCCCTTTAATAACCCCTTAAATGTGCTAGAGCTTACACCAGAATAGCGCTTCTGCAAAACCACGGTGTTAGTTAGTAGAACAATTAAGCGTGCCTAACGGTGTTTGATAAATTCAATGGGTTTATTTGTTATACTAGGAGCGTTTAAGGAATAAAGGAATAAGTGATCACGGATAAATTTTAATGTATTCAAAAAGCGAGTTATTATGCCTAACATCAACGAAAATTTTTCTAAAACAATTCCTAACGCCAGTGAAGGGGAGTATATTGATAACTCTTTTTATGAAAGTTTCGAAAATAGGAAAAAAGCAGATCGTTTTAGAAGGATTTCTGAACTTTCTTTGATCTTGGATAAAATGAACGATTTTTCAAATCAAACCAAGGATGAGAGGGTTTACGTATTAGTCAGAAAAATAAACGTATACTTCTCAGAACTGAATCAACTGATGAAGGATGATCCGATTAATCATTTAAATTTTGAATCTGAGAATGACGCGATTATTAAAGATTTTAAGAACAGTTTAGAATGCTTGAGGCATCAAGTAAAACAATTACCTTATTCTGATTATCGATTAGTCCATAATCTATATAAAATGATTAATCAATTACTCGAAAAATTAGCTGATTTTTTTATGAATGGACCGGTGATTAGTGAAGGGGTCTATATTTCTAATACTTCAAAATCAAATCATTTTAATTTTTTTCATCCCTCTCAATCCGTCGACAAAGCGTTAGCCGATTTGTCAGAGGCATTGAGCTTTTCTCATTCCAATTAAAAACATAAATCAATAAAGAAAGCAGAGGATGCTTTCTTTAACATGCCACGTTATTCTATACTGGCCAAACTGTAAGCACTGGATTAAAATGCCCATTATATTGTGAGTCTTCGATCCATAAGGTATTTACTGGATTCTCAATGTGAAAATATGAATAACTGAATTTGAAAAAATGAGGGAGTACTATGCCTATTTATGAATATGCCTGTCAGGCCTGCGGCCATAAATTTGATACACTACAAAACAGTAGTGACGAACCGCTAACGCATTGTCCCATTTGTCAAGAACCGACTTTGAAAAAGCTAGTTTCAGCGTCCGCTTTCCATTTGAAAGGAACCGGTTGGTATGTGACCGATTTTAAAAATCCGACGAAACCCGAAAATACAGAAAAAGACAAAGCGGATAATACAACGACGCCGAAAGAACAGAATAAAGGCACCGATAACGTTCAAGAATCGACAGCAAAAGAGCGTGTAGCTGAAAAAAAATCCGTGGATAAACCGCCTAAAACCGATCCATCAGAAAAAAAATCCTAAATTTTTTAAATTGAAAACGACA
The DNA window shown above is from Rickettsiella grylli and carries:
- the prfB gene encoding peptide chain release factor 2 (programmed frameshift), translating into MFEAAPIIQKINDLESRSTELRRYLDYTAKCEALQELDHQLQDPHIWNHPEKAQQLGKTRAQVYEIVSTFQHLEKSLKEINDLYALAVHENADDLLKTLSEELQQLEMRLEQLEFRRMFPHELDKNSAYLEIQAGSGGTEAQDWAEMLLRMYLRWGEHNHFKVDLIEVSSGEVAGIKSATIKVEGQYAYGWLRTETGVHRLVRLSPFDANKRRHTSFAAVFVSPEVDESINIEINPADLRIDTYRASGAGGQHVNRTDSAVRITHIPSGVVVQSQNDRSQHKNRDQAMKQLRAKLYELERRKRTVEKQNQESLKRDIGWGSQIRSYVLDDARIKDLRTGIETGNTQAVLNGQLNPFLIASLKAGL
- the lysS gene encoding lysine--tRNA ligase, which produces MSQEKITTVNNADDLFSQRLEKLNDLRQCSDAYPNSFRRNHLTADLHHRFEQVDSDRLQQKNCSVRVAGRIMLKRDMGKSLFFDIQDMSGKMQIYVKQDTVGVEHYEMIKRLDLGDIVGIVGVLFRTKTNQLSVKAEKVDLLSKALRPLPDKFHGLSESDKEQRYRHRYLDLMTNEKTRKTFQIRSQLIQEIRQFLNRRGFLEVETPMMHVLPGGALARPFITHHNALNMPLFLRVAPELHLKRLVVGGMEKVFEINRSFRNEGLSTRHNPEFTMLEFYQAYSDYHDLMDLTEQLIRELAKTILTTEQLTYQGEIYDLSKPFKRLTMIDALLEYNPEWQLNDVTEFARLKKIAADLEIQPKESIGQLQFAVFEETVEEKLKQPTFITQYPIVVSPLARRNSENPDFADRFELYIGGRELANGFSELNDPEDQRARFKQQLLAKSKGDSEAMPYDEEYIQALEYGLPPTAGEGMGIDRLTMLFTDSVSIRDVILFPLMRPESD
- the rpmG gene encoding 50S ribosomal protein L33, whose translation is MRDKIKLKSTASAYYYTTNKNKKTTPHKLKLKKYDPITRKHELFEEDKIK
- the rpmB gene encoding 50S ribosomal protein L28, yielding MARVCQVTGKKPMVGHNVSHSNRKTKRRFQINLHIRRLWVASEKRFVKLRITSQGLRIIEKLGIDNVLATLRRRGEKV
- the radC gene encoding RadC family protein, whose protein sequence is MTITDWPARERPREKLLSQGASALSDAELLALFIRTGVRGKTALDISRELLSQFGSLRHIVAASLEQFTKSLGLGLAKYVEIQAAKELATRCLQENLEEHNTFENPRDVHAYLSHKLRCYPYEVFSCLFLDNTHRFIFFKELFHGSINEATVYPRELIRQVYQHNAAAVILAHNHPSGNAKPSDADKRLTQEIKTILTAIDVRLLDHIIIGSGCITSFAAQGLL
- a CDS encoding EVE domain-containing protein, with product MNYWLMKSEPTCFSIYDLAKRPQQREPWDGVRNYQARNFLKAMKKGDLAFFYHSSCPQPGIVGIIKIVKTAYPDKTAAFPLDHSHHPKNTTKPRWYAVDVQLVRIFKSIITLESLRKEPQLKTMRLLQKGNRLSVMPLTTLEWQHLMSFVPYHEQIKKIIRTEPLF
- a CDS encoding proline--tRNA ligase; this encodes MRSSHFYLPTLKEAPADAEIKSHQLMLRAGMIRKVASGIYSWLPLGLRVLRKVETIVREEMNRIHAQEVLLPILQPAELWQESERWEAYGPELLRLTDRHQRAFCLGPTHEEIITALVRHEVRSYKQLPLIFYQIQTKFRDEIRPRFGVMRAREFMMKDAYSFHPDKTSLSETYQMMHASYCRIFTRLGLKFRVVLADTGNIGGSQSHEFQVLAQTGEDHIFYSDRSDYAANAELAESLVIQQRPPAPTKALKKVNTSPKKTMRALSDYLNISLQQSIQFVVVKGKLSPLIGLILRGNDELNVTKIGKLTDVATPIHFVDEADILAYTHVSSAYLGPIGLSIPLIIDREAAVLSDFVCGANEEGFHYINVNWGRDCPLPPIADLRKVRVGDPSPDGKGRLKMERGIEVGHIFQLGNKYACAMNARITTSHAREIPMEMGCYGIGISRVVGGAIEQCHDDQGIIWPSAMAPFQVVIIPIAYHRNRSVKEAADTLYQQLQQARIDVLLDDRKERPGKLFADNDLIGIPHRLVINEKMILEKTVAYKARIEKHEHPVNLENILNFLHQKINIPRD
- a CDS encoding FmdB family zinc ribbon protein — encoded protein: MPIYEYACQACGHKFDTLQNSSDEPLTHCPICQEPTLKKLVSASAFHLKGTGWYVTDFKNPTKPENTEKDKADNTTTPKEQNKGTDNVQESTAKERVAEKKSVDKPPKTDPSEKKS